From the genome of Triticum aestivum cultivar Chinese Spring chromosome 3B, IWGSC CS RefSeq v2.1, whole genome shotgun sequence, one region includes:
- the LOC123069333 gene encoding replication protein A 70 kDa DNA-binding subunit B produces MAYTKLSELTTRGQNWNIQVKVMRIWDSVNPTTDELISLDMILMDEQGETIHASIWKNLIDTFRSKINEKSIYGFSNFKVVESTKYRPVSNEIKIFFAYNTKVKEIKGSSEVFLDYCFEFATMETLEERAGKDTQCSDVIGLLTKMKPVETRITKKSPQPSYIREIEILMPEGDKIIITLWGKFAYFLTEDVIGSQTVIIITSTMVQRFNGLCLKSTSATRIYIDLDIPEAQELLERDSTQVTLPKMMSIDRSNQGTLEEQMFYRRRTLQELTKMRHENQQDQDFVFTTIATVDRLQENIQWWYMSFDNCPKMVTKETDKYYCKSCGIYPEKATPRYRIRLQISDHTSTTSCTLFEEEAARLLNTSASDLLDSLDGKTEEAPKIIQQLCGKN; encoded by the exons ATGGCATACACAAAGTTGAGCGAATTAACTACAAGGGGACAAAACTGGAACATTCAAGTGAAAGTAATGAGGATTTGGGATTCAGTTAATCCTACTACCGATGAGCTTATTAGCCTAGATATGATACTCATGGATGAGCAG GGTGAAACAATTCATGCTTCTATCTGGAAGAATCTAATAGATACTTTTAGATCAAAGATCAATGAGAAGTCTATTTACGGATTCAGCAATTTTAAGGTTGTGGAATCCACAAAATATAGGCCAGTGAGCAATGAAATTAAAATATTTTTTGCATACAATACAAAGGTAAAGGAGATAAAAGGATCTTCAGAAGTTTTTTTGGACTATTGCTTCGAGTTTGCTACCATGGAGACACTCGAAGAAAGGGCAGGAAAAGATACACAATGCTCAG ATGTCATTGGACTTCTAACAAAAATGAAGCCCGTGGAGACAAGAATAACAAAAAAGAGCCCACAACCTTCATATATCCGCGAGATTGAAATACTAATGCCAGA GGGTGATAAAATCATAATCACGTTATGGGGAAAGTTTGCTTACTTTTTGACCGAGGATGTAATTGGCAGCCAAACTGTCATTATTATTACATCAACGATGGTGCAGAGATTCAATG GTTTGTGCCTAAAGTCAACCAGTGCGACAAGAATATATATAGATCTGGACATACCAGAAGCACAAGAACTTCTTGAAAG GGACTCAACACAAGTAACCTTACCAAAAATGATGAGTATAGATAGAAGTAATCAGGGAACACTAGAAGAACAAATGTTTTACAGGCGGAGAACATTGCAAGAACTTACTAAAATGAGGCACGAAAACCAGCAAGACCAG GATTTTGTGTTCACGACAATAGCTACAGTAGATCGGTTGCAAGAAAATATTCAATGGTGGTACATGTCATTTGATAACTGTCCCAAAATGGTTACCAAGGAAACCGACAAGTATTATTGTAAGAGTTGTGGTATATATCCAGAAAAGGCCACACCTCG GTATCGTATTCGACTCCAAATTAGTGACCATACATCTACTACAAGTTGCACATTATTTGAAGAGGAGGCTGCAAGATTGCTTAATACATCTGCATCTGACTTGCTGGACTCACTAGATGGGAAAACGGAAGAAGCGCCAAAGATAATTCAACAATTATGTGGAAAAAATTGA